The DNA window GCAGAATCTCAGCATTGAAagagcttttacattttttttaaagattttgcttatttttgagagagagcgtgcgcacatgagcacgagctggggtgggggcagagggagaagcagaccccccgctcagctgagcagggagccagttgcggggctcgatcccaggaccctgggatcatgacctgagccgaaggcagacgattaaccaactgagccacccgggtgcccagcTTTTACGATTTTTAACAGACCAGTGGAGTACTGTTGGTCACAGTACAACATGAGTGGGAGTGAAGCTACTGGTTGCTTCCCAGCCGTTAGACTGGGATGCGAGGGGTCTCGGCCAGAGGCCCAGCCGAGGATGTCCACCTTGCCAGCGTGGCCAGAGCACTGAATGAGGGGcaggaagagcaggagagagaacagCCAGTGATGGTCCAGGGCCAGGCTGGGTGCTGGGTCGCTCATGGTGAATCTGTTCTGTTCCTGTTGGTGCAGTGAATTGTCCCAGTTTGACAAGAGAAGATGGCCCACGCTCAGGCTGCTAATAAACGGTGGGCACAGGGTTGACCCTGGAGGGCCCGGCTCTGAGACCaaccttctttcctctcccactgAGCCGCTCCAGGATCATGGTCAGCCCTGAAGTGTGGAGCAATGACCTACATGTAGAGGGACGCCAGGCGCTCATCTCTCCACTTAACTCGTGCTGAGTGCTTGCCTCCTGCCCAGTCCTCCTTCCAGGAGCCATGTTAGTTGGGCTGGTGGAGCCTAAGTGtcaggggaggaaaggaggggttGCCGCACGAGGGCCTGAGGACATCTTGGGGAGGCGGCACTGACCCTCTGAAGAGCTCTGTACCAAGGAATGACAGAACCAAACAATTTAACACAAATCCTGAAGGCCCTTTCCCAGAAAAGGTAAGTCCATCCTTAGAAACATAAGCTGCTTGTGAATTGACCTGGGCCTTTCCCCTCTCCTGTGATGctgccaggaccccagggagCTGTTATCCTGCATCGATTTCAGGTACATCACAGACGTCCTGACCGAGGAGGAAGCCTATGGTGAGTCATACTCGAGTGACGGAAGTGGAAGTTTTCTAGTACCTGCTGATGTGTAAATAATGTAGTAGCATGCTTTGTTGTCTGAAAAAGTGATGAcgcttcttatttttttccagaaatactgCAGAAAGGTCAAGTtggtaaaaaagagagaggtgggTGGTGAGGAAATTTCCTtgattgtttttgctttcattgtcCTTTTGAGGGTCCCTGTCCTCTTGGGGTTTGCATCATCTTCCCAAATGCCCCATACCCAGCAGCCAGGCCCTCTGACAAAGGGTTGCATCTGGATGAAGCAGCTCCCTGGGTATGACAAATAGGAAGACCTGGGCTAGTTTGACATCCTTGGTAATTGCATGATTGTGAATGTGGCCAGAGGCTGGGCTTGGGGCTGGGTGCACATGAAAGGCAGGGTCAGGAGAACAGGCTGAATCCTCTGAGGGAGCAGCTTAGCTAAAGGCAGTTGTAATTCTGAAGGTGCCTGGAAAGCACAAAATGTTGACAAGCATTGTGTTTCCCCAGAAGGGCAAATGCTGATGCACGGCTACCCTGCCTACACCACGTCGTGCGCCTGGCTGGGGTACTCCGATGACACGCTGAAGCAGGTGGGCACTGAAACCTGGTTTTGTAGACAGGTTTTATATTCCTGGCTTTCTGGCATTTTCTTGTTAGCCTTTCTAAATCATTATGGATCCAAGGCCCCATCTTGAAAGTACTTATACCAGAGCGAAGTAAAGCCACTCACATTGTGGGTGTGAGACTCTGTGACCTAGTGTGTCCTACCTCAGCTTCTGGAAGGTGACAGCCCGGGATTGATTcccaggcagaggcagcagggTCACATGGTACTGTGCTCACCGAACCAtgctgagcctcggtttcctcactGTGAAGTGGGGAAATGATACGTACCTCGTGGGTGGTTTGGGGGACTCCGAATAacgctgtgagttgtgtaaggcCCATAGCCCGGTGGCTGGCACACAGCATGCCGTCAGAGCCCGGTTGATTCATGACTTCCCCACCACCCTGTACACAGCTGAAAGACTAGcttctgtttgtttctcttaCATCCACGCGTTCTGTGGATGCTGCAGAATATCCTCGCTTTAAGAAGGGGGACCTAAATGCTCCATTTCCCTTCTAGGAATGTTGTGAACAATTCAAGAAATTGTTCCcctagagatgaggaaagaaagtcGTCCTACAAGTACAAGGAGTTATGCTCTGTTGACTAAGCCATTCCTGCTCTTAATTCACCAACATGTGGTTGTTCCTCTGGTTCATGCGGCAGCCAGTGTTTGTGAAAGCACATCAGAGACAGCTGGGGTACTCCTTAGACGAGAGAGAGCTTTTGGGTGTGTGATGGTGGCTGTCTTCCTTTCTCCCACAGCTCTGCACGGAGGCACTGAAGGACGGCTGGACCAGGTAACTTGTTTGTGTGATAATGCGCTTCACTCTTCCCGTCACGACAGGCTCGGCAATGGAGAGGAGCCAGGAGCAAAAGGCACCAAGGAGGCCAGGATTCGTCCAGAACAGTCTGACACGTAGGGATGCATAGGAGAAGTTTCAACGTAGGCCAGGCTCTTCCTCCAAAGATGAGATGTGAGTCCTAGTTAGAATCCTAGAACATCAGATTTGAAACAGAGCTTGAAGATGGTCAATCTCAAGCACTAGTCTGAAAAGAAATCCACTCTTTACTATCAGTAGGAAGCATTGATTCAATGCTTGAAAACCTGCAGAGGCAGTGAGCCTAACTGGTAAGGTGCTTTTGCATGGTTTGAGGGATCCATGCATTAGAAAGAGCTTCAGTGTATTGAAACCTTCCCTTCCGGAGAACTTCCAGTCACTGGTTCCAGTTTTCCACGGAGTCTCCAGGCGCCCTCTCATCCCCTCCAGTGGcagcccttctcctccccaggctGTTTCTCTCCAGACCAACCATGGGCTCTTCTCTCCTGTCTCTTTCCTGTGTGAATATGGACCCCTGGACGTCCTAGGGTCTTCCTCTGGATAAATTGTGGTTGTTGGGGGCTCCCAAACCTGACACAGTGCAGGATACAGAGGAACCATCATCTCGTGATGTGGGGTCACCGTGAATCTATCAGTGTAGCACACGGCGGGAAGTTCTGCCTGTGCTAGTtcagcaggctctccgcagactCTGGGCCTGGCCATGGGCCTCCTGCTGGGCAGGGGCGTCTGCATTTcctgggagcttgtcagaaatgtaGACCCTCCAGCCTCTTCCCAGACCTGCtgctcaggaatctgcattttaacaagatcccatgGTAAAGGGTGATTTGTGTGCTTGCTAAAGTTTGAGAGGCACTGAATTTTTGTTGACTCCTCAGCGAAATAGAATTGGGGAGTGAGAATTTGAAGGAGGCAGCCTGAAGCAGTGGAAAGGGGCTTGGGTTGTGATGGACTTGGAATCAACCTCTTGTCTTTTCCCTTCGTCTCCTGCAAGGACTTGCTGTGTGATCATGGGCAAATTGCTCAGCCTCTCCagacctcattttctttctctataaaatgggaataatattaacTCATGATTCTCCTCGCAATAAGATGTTTTTATCTGAAAAGGGCCAGCACAACTGGGAGTCATAACAGGTTCTCAGTAAGAGTTGatacccctcccctctccacgtGCCCAGGAAAGGTGGGAACAGTTGTACCTAGTGAGTCACAGAAGGTTGAGGAGCGATTTCAGAGGCCTCCCAGCACAGAAGCCTGACATCTGGAAACGAGCTCCCATCTGGGACAGAAACGTCTTCTTGAGTGTAAACTGGTAAAGCCGGTTCAGTTCTGTTCCCTTTGCCAGGGATTCTCACGTTTGAAAATTGGACCCACAAGTGGTGGGGTTCCATTTCCTGGTTTGACTTCTCAGTGGCTTTATCCAGAATCTCACTGGCAACTGATTACTGTAACACCAGCCCAACCTTCTCTGCTCCCATGCTGGGGCATTTCCAATTGTAAAGGTAATACTGCAGGTTGCCATCCCCTATGCCAAAGTTGAGCTTCTCCAGGAAGGTTTTGTTCTCCATGAGATCCGGTGCATTGAACACGTTGAACCCTTTCATTTTGGCAAGAACAAGGGCGTCGCTCATGAGGTCTAGAAGAGGGGCTGGGTGTGGACGTTGTAGAAAGAATAAGCAGCCTTTAGACTCTTGTGGGTCGGATGGTTCATGATGGTGGAGGGAGGCGTATAAAAGCTCAGGAAGTCTGTCACCTCACCATTTGCGTTCTCCACCACGGAAGTGTCGATGATATTCTCCTGGGGGTAAAACCAGTGCTCCACCTCCTCCTGGCTcatgactggtgtgaggtgaaaCTGCTTCAGGTACCTGGTGAGGAGCTGGTGCACTACTGGAATgtcctttttttccattggtcGCAGCCCAGCTGTCTTGGGCGTCTCTGGCAGTCGGTAGAGCTTCGTGGTACGCTGCATGGTCATATTTCTGCTCAGGTGGGAGAACTTCACTTCAATGAGCTTCTGTGGGTTTAGGGACTGATGCCAGTACCTGCAGGTGCCAACAGGCTTTGGTAATACCACCCCGGCAGTGTAAACAGCTTGGAAAATGCCCTCCAGGTGAACTTGCCGGGTTATCTCCCAGATCAAGAGCGGAGCCACCCTCTTGGAGCGCAGCTTCTTGTGGACACACAGGAAGTTGATCTCCACCATCTTCTTCTCTGTGTCACAGATGTGGATGTTCGCCGGGATGGCACTGATGAACCCAACCAGTTTCTGACTTGAGACCACTCGAACCCCACAGTGCCACTGGGGGAGCCAGCCAGGTGGTCGGAGAGCCCACAGCAGAAAGCCCGGGGAGTAGTCGAACCGGAACATACTGTCGTTGTCCTCCACATAGTTCTCATTCAGGAGGCCGTAGAGCTCTTTCAGCACACCACGGTCCCCCAGGTCCAAGGCATCCCAGGTGAAGCCCTGGGGCAGGGTGTAGGGCTCCTGGCGGATGTTGTCTTTGTCAGGCTCCACGGGCCCATGGGTGTTCACCACTTCTCCCAGTTTGGGGACAGGCTGCGTGTCTCAGAACCGGTAGCTTCGCTTGCTAGCCTCCTCCATGGTTTTGGCAGGCCCCTGACCCACTGAGAACAGTTCAATGGCCTTCTGTATTTCCTAGATCCTCTCGGCTGGCAAAGAGTTCATCTTCACAGGCTGATCCTGGGCTGAATCTGTCtcactgcctttctctttcttctttttttgtttccttttcttctttttggctcCAGTGTCATTGGCTGGACTCAAACCACCCCGGCTGTAGCTGTTTTCCTCCTCGTTCTCGCAATCGCTGCAGTGCTCACGGCCGTTCCGTTCCCTTCCATCATCTGCGGCAGTGGAGGTGCCGGCGGCTTCACTGCTGTCTCACTCTCGTCCGCCATCTTGAGTTACGAGAGCCGGCCtctggcttgtcttttttttattaaagatttttatttatttatttgacagcaagagagggaacacaagcagggggagtggtagagggagaagcagactccccactgagcagggagccccacatgggtctctattccaggacccccggatcatgacccgagccgaaggcagacacttaacgactgagccacccaagcgcccctcaaaGTGGCTTGTCTGAGACCAACCGGGGGAGAGGCAAGAGGTTACTAGAAGTCACCTATGAATTGTCGGCGGAGGCAGAGAACCCGCGTGTCTTTGCCATGTCAGGGGACAGATCTCAACCCCCAAACCACATTTCTTTTATAGGTTTAAGGTAAAAGTGGGTGCTGATCTCCAGGATGACATCCGCAGGTGCCGCCTCATCCGAAACATGATTGGACCTGAGAAGACGTTGGTAAATGTCCTCTCCTCCCATTGAGAAAGAGCAGCTCACATGAAGCCTGTGTCCTGGGCCAAATACAGCTCATCTCAAGCAAGGATTAAAGAAcgttagaaatttttaaattttttttttaagactttatttatttatttgacggagagagggagagagggaacacaagcagggggagtgggagagggagaagcaggcttcccacagagtagggagcccgatgcggggctcgatcccaggaccctgggatcatgacctgagccaaaggcagacgctcaatgactgagccacccaggcccccctcgtGGGGAATTTTAAAGCCGAATGTGAGAGGAGGCACAGCTGTGTGGTCTTGCAACGGgtgaactctttaaaaaaaaaaaaaaacctgaaggagCTGATAGTTTTAAATGTGTCTGCTCTGCAGAACTCCTTAAGTAAGATCCGGGTTAGGGATTGTTCCTTCTTGCTAGCACAGATGCACCTGAGCAAACAGGTCCCCCCTTGGTGCCCTCGTGTgtcattatttaatttctcttaaatacATCCTGCCTGGTTCAGCAGGTAGGCCAGTCTCAGGGAGCCAAGGTGGAAGAAATGCCGAACTTTTGCAGAGATAAATGTAAGGATCAGTCATTCCTCActacatatttttataagatGTTTCTTACTATGTGTAAAATATTCACAGTAagatatttttatgctttttggaGGCATGTTTCATAAGTTAACAGAAACAGTTGAATCCTTGACCTAGGATCAGAAGTGCCACTATTTATGCACGAGTTAACATGACTTTTGTCTTATGGGGCCGTCCTTATCCAAATGACTTGTGATACAAAGCGATTCTAGCTGTACTGTCCTCTGGTCCTCACAGTGGCCCCTGAGGGAACTCATATACCAGTTAGCACTTTCTACTGGACACATCCATCCCCATGTCTGTCATCAAGCGTGATAATGTCAGGGGTGGAGAGGCCCTTTCTTGGTGTCTGCACACCCAGCACCTGGCTTCCAGAGAGCCAGGGCCTGGGAGTTAGAGGCCTGGCTCTGAACTTGTCATTTACGTGACTTATGTTTTTGGtaagttccttaacttctctgcatgccagctttcttttctgtaaaCTGGGTTAATATGAACTGCTTCATAGAGTTCTAAATATTAAATGGGACAAAATCCATAAACTGCCCAGTTGGCTAGGTACTTCATCAATGGTAGAGTTTGGGTTATGTATTATTGTGCCAGACCCATAGTTGGCAAGCGTCAAAATGACTGGTGAACAAATTCAGAATTGATGAGGCCTGATTTGGAATGTGATAAAATAGTTTCCAGAACAATGGATACTGCAAGACAGATGCAATTGGGTGGCACCTCAGTGCAGATTGAGCCAGAGCTCCAGGGCCAGCGAGCACTTCTCCTGGGCCCAGCCCAGGGCACTTCCAGACATCCTAGTGGCCCTGTCGGAAGACACATCTGGAGCCACAGTTCCAGTCTTGGTGGCAGCTCTTTGGCCACCTTCATGCTGTCTGAATGCTGGTCCTCCACAGAGGACATGTCGGGCTCCCTCCAGAAGTCTTGCTCAGCAGTCGGGGGCACCAAGTGACAGCATTTCGTCCTTGAGAGCCATAGCCCGGCACAGGTCAGCACCAGGCAGACCTCGCGGTGGagggcctctctctctctctctctctctctctccctgcagaTGATGGATGCCAACCAGCGCTGGGATGTGCCCGAGGCGGTAGAGTGGATGTCAAAGCTGGCTGAGTTCAAGCCACTGTGGATTGAGGAGCCCACCTCCCCTGATGACATTCTGGGACACGCAGCCATTTCCGAGGTAGAAAAACTGCTCCTGCTCCTGCCgctatatatttttgttgttgttgtttggttggttttctgGAGTGGCCATGATAGATCCTAAAGCTCCTTTGcttatttccttttacatttctctttattttagagacagtAAATTGCTAAAAGTTGAAAGTCTGCCAGCAATCCAAAGATTAATAGACACGACTCCATACTTTGTAAATAGAGAAACCTGActgatactaaaatattttttcacccCGAATGAAACAAAAGTGTAGATTCCTCTGGTTGACCCAAAAGAAAAGGTTTGCTTAGCTAATGCCAAtgtcagccccccacccccccccggaGGCTGCCTAGAGCCCTTGCACCAGGGCACCGCCTGCACAGATCCACCCGGCCTCCCCACCTTTCGGGTTTAGGGAGACCCTGATACGTCAGAACATCTGAGGAACATCCTTTCTCAGGAAGTGTCTCCCTTTCACCAGTGTCCGGCACTGAAATACATAAAGCCAGAATGTCGGGTCACTTTTGAGGAGAACTCCCAACTTTTGGGAGCACTAGATGTCCGTACCCTCTGACCAGAGCAAGCTCCACCAGGAGCCACATTAAACCAAAGGCTGTTGGATGAGTGAGGAATCCGGGGCAGAAACGGGTTGTGTGATTTGAATATGCGACGGTGTTGGTCCGGGGAGCCCCACGCATCCATCCACGCATCCATCCACGTGGAACGTGGCTGTGCCTGCTCCTGGCACGAAGCCTTCCCCCTTCCTGACCAGCACTTACCCCTAACTCCCCTTATATGCTTTCCTCTGATGCCCCTTTCCCCCCAACACTGTGCTGTCGGGCCTTACAGGCCATTCCTGCCTGCCTGGAGCAGATTTCCCCCTGAGGTGACTCTTCATTGCTATACTCTCCcctaatttgaaatttttcactCTGAGGACAGGCAGTGTCACATTCTGGGAGGGACACCTCAGTGTGTCCTGTGGGAAACTGTGGGTCCTACGGGGGCCATCCTTCCCCATTTCTCTCAGGACATGAACATATGAGTTCCTGCTGTCAGGCCGTCCCCAGAAGCCTGTGTTCAAGGGGTGCCCTCCGTTCTCCCCACTTCACGGCCGAGCCGCAGAGAAACGAAGATACGTGAACCCAAGATAAATGACATGGCTGGGGGCTGGCCGAGTGTTGAGGACAGGAGGAAGACACAGGGTTGGGCTGGGGCGGTGGGGCGGCTCGGGGAGGTAAGACAAGAGCGGACCCTGCACGGCAGGGTCGGGTGGGGGACGAGCAGGAGCCACAGGGTACCGTGTTGGTTTAAACAGACCTGAAAACTTCTGAGAATCTGGTCAGAGGCCATGGTTTGATGAAGACTTTCACCTTGGGGTTCTTTGGGGGGGTAGCCACGCCCTAGTGCTGCCCACCTGCCCACACAGGGAcctgcaccccccccacacaTGCCCTCGCCCAGAGAGTCTCATTGGAAGCTCTTTGGGGCTTCAGCCCTCTGAGGTTTTGTTTGTGAAAGCACAACAGGGGACGGGGGAAGGCCGTCCCCTCAGGAGGTATCCTAGGACGGGGGCACAGACAGCCGGAGGCAGGGGGAAGCTGCAGAGTCAGCCGGCACAGGTGGGGCCGAGGAGATCCCCAGCGGAGGGCAGGTGCACGTCGGGCATTGTGGGAAAGACAGGTCCCTGGGTCTGGGTGATGGGTCCATCTGCACAGAAGATGCCGCCCAACACAGTGAGCCACCATAGCGTCTTGAAGGAGagaatgggtcaaagaagatTTGACTGGCAAAAACATGTAGGATGGATTGAGATGCAGTACAGGGGAGTGTGGAACAGGCATAAAGAAACCGGAGGCAGAGAACAGAACTAGGAGGCTTTCCCAGTAATCTAGGAGGGCAGGCGGGGAAGGGACAGGGCAGCTAGACTAGAGCACgttcaggaaatatttaaaaggaagaaataggagTTGGCATGTATTTAGTGTCAGAaacatatgctttttaaaatggtagaatgaataagtcaaatggctttcttccttctctactaTTTTTCCCcactctggtttttgttttgagatagAGAACGGCACTCATTTAAATTAGAggtttcgggtgcctgggtggttcagttggttaagcgactgccttcggctcaggtcatgatcctggagtcccaggatcgagtcccacatcgggctccctgctcagcagggagtctgcttctccctctgaccctcttccctctcgtgctctctatctctcattctctctctctcaaataaataaataaaatctttaaaaaaaaaaaattagaggtttCTGGAAGCATAAACCAGGAAGGTAGAAGGTGCCCCACTGACCATCCACTCTAACTCCTCACCTGGGGACAAGGAGGCCGAGGCTTGGGTTGTCCATGACTCACCCACATCCACACATAGAGGCAGGACAGGTAGCAGGATCGGGGGCACCTGGCTCCTAAATTAAGGGTTTTCCTGCAGGGAAGTTTTCCTATCTAGTGGTTCAGAAGCCTCCCCTGGCTCTGGAGTTCAAGCCTTGGTCCTACCCTTTCTAGCGTTGTGATCTGGGAACGGTTACCAGCCCTGTGCCTGTTTCTCATTCCCCTGTGAGATGGGGATGATGGTGACTCCTGTCCCTATAGGCTGTGACAAGGAGTCATTTCAGGCAGGGTTTCACACGGCACCGGACAGGTAGTAGGAGCTCAGACAGTGTTAGCTTGCAGTGCCCTGGATATTATTCCCTAAACAACGGGAAGATAAGCTGGGGAGAAACCACAGGTGCCCGAGGTGATCCCAGTGGGGGCATGAGGGGAGCAGCctggggccggggtggggtgAGGTCGCTTCAGGTGGGAGGACAGAGAGCAGCGTGCTCTGTTCAGAAGACTCCAGCATTCGCCAGGTGAGGATTTCACCAGGTAAGGAATGAGCTCAGCCTGACCGGTAAAGTGGATCTAAGGCCACTCGCTAAGCTTGAAGGGAGAGGGTTCTAGAACACCCACTGAAGGGGGGCGGCAGGGAGAATCTGCAGAGCTCTAGCAGGAGAGGAGCTAATGGCAGCATAGGAACAAGCCCctcctgtgtgcacacacaatcCCCTTGCTGATCTTCTGCCATTCCTAAAACTTCACACAGCCCCCCAGCAGGGACATTTCCTTCTTCAAGTGGTGAAGAACAACTGTAAGAACACCACAACTTCTAAGTGGTGAAACAGCTGTAAATAGTTTTAAACATTAGGAGTTTCAGTTCAAAGACTCAGGAAAATAACATCAAGTTGCCTTATATTTTATAGGCACTGGTCCCATTAGGAATTGGCATTGCCACCGGAGAACAGGTAAGTGACCTCTCCTTGGGGTCAGTACACACCGGCCACCCACTGGGGACACTGGTGTATGTCAGGCTCCATCACCTGTGTTATTTTGAGTGGGGAAGTTTTCTTAATCTCCGAACTTGGGATGTTTTACAGCACATCAGTAGAGTCTGGAGTCGGAGACAGTCAAAAGTTTTTGTCCCTTTACCTACAATTCATATGATGTAAGGCCATGTATCTTTCCCAAAGTATCTAATCAAAATTTACAAGGCAGAAGTTTAAAGTTGCTCCTGCAAGGGCATGAGACACACTGTATGGTTTTAAGAAAGCCAGCTGCCAAATTGAATAAACGTTACTGCGTTCACTCTCTGTGCTTATAAACGAAGCACCAATGCTTGCCAAAACCTGTGGCAGTCCACCCACGAGCAGAGCAGTGTGAAGGAAGAGATTTTCAGTTTGCCCAGCAAAAGGAGCAATGCTGGCTAGCCTTTGGTTTTTGGTCGTCCAAGCTACCTGCTCACCGCCATCACTACATTCCACCCTGATGCTTTGCTTCACCTCCCACTTGCCATCCGCTCCGTTATTCCTTCATAGATATCAAGCGGTGGGACTTTTGTGTGACTCACACCCTTCCACTGGCAGATTTAGGAAGCAGTGAGCAGTCAGGTCCCTGGCCTGTATTGTCAGGGCTTGCTTCATGCCAGGTGAGAGCGAAGGATAAATACAGCCCAGGCTTCCTGAAGGCCCACGTTAACTCTTCCGCTGGttttatttcaattctatttCCAGTGCCACAATAGAGTGATATTTAAGCAACTCCTACAAGCGAAAGCCCTGCAGTTTCTCCAGATCGACAGCTGCAGGCTGGGAAGTGTCAATGAAAACCTCTCGGTGTTGCTGATGGCCAAAAAGTTTGAAAGTAAGGGCGCCCCGGGAGCCGTGCACCAAAcctccatttccccacccaccGCACACCGGCGGGTCCCTCTGGAGGGACTCTCTTTTCGGCCTGATCAGGGAATCTTTGACTATCTTCATCCCTAGATCATAATGAATGATGTAATCACGGGTGGGCAATCACCATAATCACTGCAGGTGCTCTCTcatccgcccacccccacccctaggCATTAAATAGAAATCTGTCTTTATTGTAGTTCCCGTTTGCCCTCATGCCGGTGGAGTTGGCCTCTGTGAATTGGTTCAGCACCTGATTATGTTTGATTTCATCTCCATTTCTGCAAGCCTTGAGAACAGGTATGTGGAGTTAACTTCGGTAGCGTCCCTCAGTCAGGTCAGACTTTGTAAAATTCGGCTCTGGAGACCAGAGGCACCAAGAACTCTGCTTTGCCACGTCCTATAACTCAAGGGCCAACTTGGCTTTGCTTCCACTTTTTCCCAGGGGGCCATTACACTGGAGCCCCAGCAGTGAAtagatctttttctttcagaGGACTGGGTTCGTGGTAGCTGCCTTTGTTTTCTAAGTACGAGATGGTGCATGGGTTGGGTAGAACCCCGGGGGAAGCCAgaactccttttgttttttttttaagtaggctccacacctagtatGGAGTccagcagggcttgaactcacaaccctgagatcaagagtcagacacttaactgactgagccacccaggtgcccccggaacTCCTTCCATTCTAAAGCCTTGCTTTCATCATATGTATATTCTCTGCTTCTGTCCAATCTCCTCGTCCCAGCGCTGGAGTATTCTGTAATCTGGCCGCA is part of the Zalophus californianus isolate mZalCal1 chromosome 14, mZalCal1.pri.v2, whole genome shotgun sequence genome and encodes:
- the ENOSF1 gene encoding mitochondrial enolase superfamily member 1 isoform X1 → MVRGTICRLLVRDVRFPTSLGGHGSDAMHTDPDYSAAYVVLETDAEDGLKGYGLTFTLGKGTEVVVCAVNALAHHVLNKDLRDIVGDFRGFYRQLTSDGQLRWIGPEKGVVHLATAALLNAVWDLWAKQEGKPLWKLLVDMDPRELLSCIDFRYITDVLTEEEAYEILQKGQVGKKEREGQMLMHGYPAYTTSCAWLGYSDDTLKQLCTEALKDGWTRFKVKVGADLQDDIRRCRLIRNMIGPEKTLMMDANQRWDVPEAVEWMSKLAEFKPLWIEEPTSPDDILGHAAISEALVPLGIGIATGEQCHNRVIFKQLLQAKALQFLQIDSCRLGSVNENLSVLLMAKKFEIPVCPHAGGVGLCELVQHLIMFDFISISASLENRMCEYVNHLHEHFRYPVVIKKASYMPPKDAGYSTEMKEESVKKHQYPHGEVWKKLLAAQEN
- the ENOSF1 gene encoding mitochondrial enolase superfamily member 1 isoform X5, producing MRKTGSRGTGLPSLWEKARKLIGPEKGVVHLATAALLNAVWDLWAKQEGKPLWKLLVDMDPRELLSCIDFRYITDVLTEEEAYEILQKGQVGKKEREGQMLMHGYPAYTTSCAWLGYSDDTLKQLCTEALKDGWTRFKVKVGADLQDDIRRCRLIRNMIGPEKTLMMDANQRWDVPEAVEWMSKLAEFKPLWIEEPTSPDDILGHAAISEALVPLGIGIATGEQCHNRVIFKQLLQAKALQFLQIDSCRLGSVNENLSVLLMAKKFEIPVCPHAGGVGLCELVQHLIMFDFISISASLENRMCEYVNHLHEHFRYPVVIKKASYMPPKDAGYSTEMKEESVKKHQYPHGEVWKKLLAAQEN
- the ENOSF1 gene encoding mitochondrial enolase superfamily member 1 isoform X3 translates to MKLHVWINSSSIFVCAVNALAHHVLNKDLRDIVGDFRGFYRQLTSDGQLRWIGPEKGVVHLATAALLNAVWDLWAKQEGKPLWKLLVDMDPRELLSCIDFRYITDVLTEEEAYEILQKGQVGKKEREGQMLMHGYPAYTTSCAWLGYSDDTLKQLCTEALKDGWTRFKVKVGADLQDDIRRCRLIRNMIGPEKTLMMDANQRWDVPEAVEWMSKLAEFKPLWIEEPTSPDDILGHAAISEALVPLGIGIATGEQCHNRVIFKQLLQAKALQFLQIDSCRLGSVNENLSVLLMAKKFEIPVCPHAGGVGLCELVQHLIMFDFISISASLENRMCEYVNHLHEHFRYPVVIKKASYMPPKDAGYSTEMKEESVKKHQYPHGEVWKKLLAAQEN
- the ENOSF1 gene encoding mitochondrial enolase superfamily member 1 isoform X2, which encodes MVRGTICRLLVRDVRFPTSLGGHGSDAMHTDPDYSAAYVVLETDAEDGLKGYGLTFTLGKGTEVVVCAVNALAHHVLNKDLRDIVGDFRGFYRQLTSDGQLRWIGPEKGVVHLATAALLNAVWDLWAKQEGKPLWKLLVDMDPRELLSCIDFRYITDVLTEEEAYEILQKGQVGKKERGQMLMHGYPAYTTSCAWLGYSDDTLKQLCTEALKDGWTRFKVKVGADLQDDIRRCRLIRNMIGPEKTLMMDANQRWDVPEAVEWMSKLAEFKPLWIEEPTSPDDILGHAAISEALVPLGIGIATGEQCHNRVIFKQLLQAKALQFLQIDSCRLGSVNENLSVLLMAKKFEIPVCPHAGGVGLCELVQHLIMFDFISISASLENRMCEYVNHLHEHFRYPVVIKKASYMPPKDAGYSTEMKEESVKKHQYPHGEVWKKLLAAQEN
- the ENOSF1 gene encoding mitochondrial enolase superfamily member 1 isoform X4, producing the protein MVRGTICRLLVRDVRFPTSLGGHGSDAMHTDPDYSAAYVVLETDAEDGLKGYGLTFTLGKGTEVVVCAVNALAHHVLNKDLRDIVGDFRGFYRQLTSDGQLRWIGPEKGVVHLATAALLNAVWDLWAKQEGKPLWKLLVDMDPRELLSCIDFRYITDVLTEEEAYEILQKGQVGKKEREGQMLMHGYPAYTTSCAWLGYSDDTLKQLCTEALKDGWTRFKVKVGADLQDDIRRCRLIRNMIGPEKTLMMDANQRWDVPEAVEWMSKLAEFKPLWIEEPTSPDDILGHAAISEALVPLGIGIATGEQCHNRVIFKQLLQAKALQFLQIDSCRLGSVNENLSVLLMAKKFEIPVCPHAGGVGLCELVQHLIMFDFISISASLENRMLVIQQK